The sequence TTTCTGAAAGAGCAGAGGTCCGGGTGTAATGTCCAGCATCATCAGGGCGCCGAGCATAACAGCGGTTGCGCCCCCCCCTGGGATCCCTAGAGTGAGTAGCGGCAAGAGGGCTCCGCCGCTGGCAGCGTTGTTGGCAGCTTCAGGACAGGCGACTCCCCTGATGTCACCCTTGCCAAAGGTTTCAGGATTCTTGGCCAACCGCTTTTCGATGTCATAGGAGAGGAAGGAGGCCAGAGTTGCCCCGGCACCAGGCAGCACACCCACAAAGAAACCGATAATTGTGCCTCGCAGAATCGAACCCAGACTGAACAAGAACTCTTTGAAAGAGATCCACAGGCTCTTCGGTTTGATGACTTGTCCTCTAGCGCCAGATCTGAGCTCTTCTGCAACGATGATCACCTCAGAAATGGCAAACATGCCTATGGCCACGACTATGAAGTCTATGCCGTCTTGAAGAAAGGGATTGCCAAAAGTGAAGCGTGGTGCTCCTGAAACAATGTCAATACCAACCGTAGCCATCATCAGGCCAAATACAGTGGCCATAATGGCTCTCACCACAGATCTGCCAGTCAAACTCGCCACAGTGCAGAGGCCGAAGGCAAATAAAGAAAAAAACTCAGCAGGGCCAAATCGGAGGGCAATTCGGGCTACAGGTTCTCCAATAAAGGTGAGAGCAACCACGCTGAAGGTGCCCGCAATAAATGAGCCAATTGCAGATACGGCCAGGGCCGACCCAGCACGACCCTGCAGTGCCATCTTGTAGCCGTCTATGGTGGTAACTACCGAGGCAGATTCGCCGGGGATATTTACCAGAATGGAAGTGGTAGAGCCGCCATACATGGCGCCGTAGTAGACCGCAGCCAGCATGATCATCGCCGATGTGGAAGGCATGCTGAACACCATGGGTAGAAGGATGGCAATTGTTCCCGTGGGGCCCAACCCTGGAAGCACACCCACCACCGTGCCCACCAGACAACCAACGAAGGCAATTACAATATTAAAGGGCGTGAAGGCGACGCCAAGTCCGTAGAGCAGATTATGAAACATGTACCATCACCTTATTATTCCTTCAAATATGCCCATGGGCAACCTGATCTGCAGTCCTTTGCTGAAGGTGAGGTAAATGGCAAT is a genomic window of Deltaproteobacteria bacterium containing:
- a CDS encoding tripartite tricarboxylate transporter permease; this encodes MFHNLLYGLGVAFTPFNIVIAFVGCLVGTVVGVLPGLGPTGTIAILLPMVFSMPSTSAMIMLAAVYYGAMYGGSTTSILVNIPGESASVVTTIDGYKMALQGRAGSALAVSAIGSFIAGTFSVVALTFIGEPVARIALRFGPAEFFSLFAFGLCTVASLTGRSVVRAIMATVFGLMMATVGIDIVSGAPRFTFGNPFLQDGIDFIVVAIGMFAISEVIIVAEELRSGARGQVIKPKSLWISFKEFLFSLGSILRGTIIGFFVGVLPGAGATLASFLSYDIEKRLAKNPETFGKGDIRGVACPEAANNAASGGALLPLLTLGIPGGGATAVMLGALMMLDITPGPLLFQK